Proteins from one Setaria italica strain Yugu1 chromosome V, Setaria_italica_v2.0, whole genome shotgun sequence genomic window:
- the LOC101776235 gene encoding protein SRG1: MAAAEIKIGQVDDVQELHRTGQGTVPDRYIRDGDDRPGGDNVCALAHIPVIDVGELPRGDELNKLRLACEEWGFFQVVNHGIEGELLDEMEKLTREFFMLPLEEKEKYPMAPGGIQGYGHAFVFSEDQKLDWCNMLALGVEPAFIRQPKLWPTTPARFKDTLERYSVEVRSLCQRLLAHIAETLGLAPATFRDMFGEAVQAVRMNFYPPCPAPELVLGLSAHSDGSAVTVLQQDMSCAGLQVFRGGAWVPVHPIRHALVINIGDSLEVLTNGRYKSVEHRAVTNGERDRLSVVTFYAPAYDVELGPLPEFVSDEAPCRYRRFNHGEYSRHYVTSRLEGKKTLEFAKIDQTKAAPEEPCSCL, from the exons ATGGCTGCGGCTGAGATCAAGATAGGCCAGGTCGATGACGTCCAGGAGCTGCACCGGACGGGCCAGGGAACGGTGCCGGATCGCTACATCAGGGACGGGGACGACCGGCCGGGCGGCGACAACGTCTGCGCCCTCGCGCACATCCCGGTGATCGACGTCGGCGAGCTCCCGCGCGGCGACGAGCTGAACAAGCTCAGGCTCGCCTGCGAGGAGTGGGGCTTCTTCCAG GTTGTGAACCATGGCATCGAGGGAGAGCTGCTGGACGAGATGGAGAAGCTGACGAGGGAGTTCTTCATGCTGCCgctggaggagaaggagaagtaCCCGATGGCGCCGGGAGGCATCCAGGGCTACGGCCACGCCTTCGTCTTCTCCGAGGACCAGAAGCTGGACTGGTGCAACATGCTGGCGCTGGGCGTGGAGCCCGCCTTCATCCGGCAGCCGAAGCTGTGGCCGACGACCCCGGCCAGGTTCAAGGACACCCTGGAGAGGTACTCCGTCGAGGTCAGGTCCCTATGCCAGCGGCTGCTCGCCCACATCGCCGAGACGCTGGGGCTCGCGCCGGCCACGTTCCGCGACATGTTCGGCGAGGCGGTGCAGGCGGTGCGGATGAACTTCTacccgccgtgcccggcgccggagctggTGCTGGGGCTCAGCGCGCACTCTGACGGCAGCGCCGTCACCGTGCTCCAGCAGGACATGTCCTGCGCCGGCCTGCAGGTGTTCAGGGGCGGCGCATGGGTGCCCGTCCACCCCATCCGCCACGCCCTCGTCATCAACATCGGCGACTCGCTCGAG GTCCTGACGAACGGCAGGTACAAGAGCGTGGAACACCGGGCGGTGACGAACGGCGAGCGGGACCGGCTGTCGGTGGTGACGTTCTACGCGCCGGCCTACGACGTCGAGCTGGGCCCGCTGCCGGAGTTCGTGTCCGACGAGGCGCCGTGTCGGTACCGGAGGTTCAACCATGGAGAGTACAGCCGCCACTACGTCACCAGCCGGCTCGAGGGCAAGAAGACGCTCGAGTTCGCCAAGATCGATCAGACCAAGGCTGCTCCTGAAGAACCCTGTAGTTGCCTATAG